Part of the Quercus robur chromosome 5, dhQueRobu3.1, whole genome shotgun sequence genome, GACTAGGAGAAGACCGCCTTCGTCACAAGTCAAGGACTCTACTGTTACAGGGTGATGCCATTTGggctgaagaatgccggggctaCGTACCAGAGGttggtgaacaaaatgttcaaccAACAAATTGGCAGGAACATGGAAGTGTACgtggacgatatgctcgtcaagagcaaaGAAGAGCTCGCACACCTGGACGGCCTGAAGGAGACATTTACAACCCTCAAAGCACACCAGATGAGATTGAATCCAAGTAAGTGTGTCTTTGGGGTTGCTTCGGGAAAAttcctgggattcatggtgtcccaaaaaggaatagaagcaaacccagaaaaaGTGCAAGCCATCATCGACATGACGTCCCCCAGGACCGTCAAGGAGGTTCAAAAACTCACAGGAAGAATTGCAGCTTTGAACAGGTTTGTTTCTAGGGCTACAGACAAATGCCCGCCCTTTTTTAAGACTCTGAAGCAGGCCTTTACCTGGACCGACGAATGCGAAGCTGCATTTCAAGAACTAAAGCGTTATTTGAGCAGCCCACCATTTCTAAGCCCGTCCAAAGAAGGAGAAAACCTATACTTATACCTGGCAGTGTCAGCCTCGGCAGTAAGTGCAGCCCTGATCAGAGAAGACAGCAATAAACAGCTACCGGTTTACTACGTCAGCCAAGCTTTCCAAGGAGCTGAGTCTAGGTACCCAAAGATCGAGAAGATCGCGTTCGCGCTGATAGTGGCTTCGCGCAAATTAAGGCAATACTTCCAGGCCAATCCCATTCTCGTAATGACGGACCAACCaatcaagaaatcaatgaacaagcCCGAAGCTGCAGGAAGAATGGTCCAGTGGGCGATTGAACTTAGTTAATTTGATATTGAATACCATCCTAGAACGGCGATCAAGGCGCAAGCACTGGCAGACTTCATCACAGAGTTCACTCTTCCAGACGAAGACATGATTACCAACGAGGTGGACAGATGGACAATACAAACTGATGGTTCGTCAGCTCAGAGgaaggggggagtaggggtcgtcataaccaCCCCCGACGGAGAAGTGCTGAAATACGGGGTCCAATTAAGATTCCCGGCCACCAACAACGAAGCTGAATACGAGGGGATACTGACGGGACTGAGGCTTGGAAGGGCACTCGGTGCTAAAAACTTGTTGATTCAAAGTGACTCAAAGCTAGTGATTGGAAAGATCAGGGGAGAATAcgaagcaaaggaagaaaggatgcagaaatacctcaagCTGACAAAACATCTGACTCAGGAGTTTGATGTAGTGGAGTTCATGCAGATCCCAAGGAGTCAGAACATGGGGGCTGACGAAGTCTCAAAACTAGCTTCATCAGAAGAAGGGAAACTTGTCACAGATCTGGCAATAGAGGTCCAAAAACACCCCAGCATTGAAGAAATTGCGACATTCACCATCCAGGGCATAGACAGCTGGATGATGCCCATAATATCCTATCTCCAGGACGGGCACCTCCCTCTTAGCACGGAGGAAGCTAAAAGATCAAGAAAAGGGCAGCCAGGTTCACGATCCTTAATGACGCCTTATACAAGAGAGGGTTCTCTATGCCTTACTTGAAGTGTGTCAACGAAGAAGAAGCTAGATACATCCTAGAAGAAATCCATGGAGGAATTTGCGGCGATCACGCTGGCCCCAGATCCCTGGCAAACAAAGTAATTCGAATAGGATatttttggccaaccatg contains:
- the LOC126728233 gene encoding uncharacterized protein LOC126728233, with amino-acid sequence MTSPRTVKEVQKLTGRIAALNRFVSRATDKCPPFFKTLKQAFTWTDECEAAFQELKRYLSSPPFLSPSKEGENLYLYLAVSASAVSAALIREDSNKQLPVYYVSQAFQGAESRYPKIEKIAFALIVASRKLRQYFQANPILVMTDQPIKKSMNKPEAAGRMVQTAIKAQALADFITEFTLPDEDMITNEVDRWTIQTDGSSAQRKGGVGVVITTPDGEVLKYGVQLRFPATNNEAEYEGILTGLRLGRALGAKNLLIQSDSKLVIGKIRGEYEAKEERMQKYLKLTKHLTQEFDVVEFMQIPRSQNMGADEVSKLASSEEGKLVTDLAIEVQKHPSIEEIATFTIQGIDSWMMPIISYLQDGHLPLSTEEAKRSRKGQPGSRSLMTPYTREGSLCLT